Genomic segment of Tomitella fengzijianii:
GCGCATCTCCAGCCAGAGCCCCTCGGTAAAGATCCTGCTGAACGCCTTGGCGCCCGAGTACACGCTCATGTGGGTGCAGCCGACGAACCCGGTGACCGAGCCGAGCAGGATGATCCCGCCGCGGCCCCGTTCGCGCATGGGCCCGCCGAACAGGTGCGTGATCTCGAGTTTGCGGTCGATGTTCAGCGTCAGCACCTTGCGGAAGGCATCGAGGTCGCCGGTGACGAACTCGTGGCCGTAGGTGTTGGCGCCGGCATTGACCACCAGCAGCCCCACCTCGAGGTCCGCGGTCGCCGCGGCGATCGCGTCCATGGCACCCGGGTCCACCAGGTCCACGCTGAGGGTGCGGACCTCGGTGCCGTGCGCACGGACGGCCTCGGCGGTCTCCTCCAGCGGGCCCGGTTTCCTGGCGATGAGCAGCAGGTTGAGCCCGGCCTTCGCGATCAGGTGGGCGAACTCGGCGCCCACCGCTTCCGAGCCGCCGGCGACGACGGCCCAGGGCCCGTACTT
This window contains:
- a CDS encoding SDR family NAD(P)-dependent oxidoreductase, which produces MSAPDLELDARKYGPWAVVAGGSEAVGAEFAHLIAKAGLNLLLIARKPGPLEETAEAVRAHGTEVRTLSVDLVDPGAMDAIAAATADLEVGLLVVNAGANTYGHEFVTGDLDAFRKVLTLNIDRKLEITHLFGGPMRERGRGGIILLGSVTGFVGCTHMSVYSGAKAFSRIFTEGLWLEMREYDVDVLALTAGVTRTPAMERAGLQFDTPGLNVSDPADVARQGLEHLADGPVWIVEGHYEKALERSGFPRDGQVLAEAAEVAEMMGR